From a single Rhodococcus qingshengii JCM 15477 genomic region:
- a CDS encoding amidohydrolase family protein, protein MQVHDIVFTGGRVVDPASGTDEVRGIAITDGKVSAWGRDAIEARQTIDVTGQVICPGFIDLHSHGQEIAEQRLQALDGVTTALELEAGVIPVAKAYARAGAEGRPINYGYATSWAHARMIELSGADPDGDIRTLLHHLGSPSWQGEPTASQRAHILEILENDLAAGALGIGVVVGYAPKSDPVEYLQVADLAARAGVPTYTHARPLISADPSSPVDGAVEIARAAAETGAHMHYCHVNSTSGMHVDHALSVVAQVQAAGSRVTTEAYPYGSGSTAVGAAFLDPDKLHLMNLTPRSLTFVPTGERIADRKQLEHLRATDPGGLVLVEFLDENDTVQREFLERAMTFDRAAIASDAMPLTWPGRSPADSLQWPLPKKALGHPRGAGTYARAIRTLYRERRLLSLSEIIARCSLIPAQILEESVPSMATKGRISPGSDADILVFDPERITDNATYIDGTRPSTGISRVLVGGVPVVEDGVVVQDALPGRPVRRS, encoded by the coding sequence ATGCAGGTCCACGACATCGTGTTCACCGGCGGCCGTGTCGTCGATCCCGCATCGGGGACCGACGAGGTTCGGGGCATCGCGATCACCGACGGCAAGGTCTCGGCGTGGGGTCGCGACGCGATCGAAGCCCGGCAGACGATCGACGTGACCGGTCAGGTCATCTGCCCCGGATTCATCGACCTGCACAGCCACGGACAGGAAATCGCCGAGCAGCGACTTCAGGCATTGGACGGAGTCACGACGGCCCTCGAACTGGAAGCCGGCGTCATTCCTGTTGCAAAGGCATATGCCCGGGCCGGCGCCGAGGGCCGCCCGATCAACTACGGCTACGCGACGTCGTGGGCGCACGCCCGAATGATCGAACTCTCAGGGGCCGATCCCGACGGCGACATCAGAACGCTCCTGCACCATCTCGGTTCCCCGAGCTGGCAGGGCGAGCCCACCGCCTCTCAGCGCGCCCACATTCTCGAAATCCTCGAAAACGATCTGGCCGCAGGCGCTCTCGGCATCGGCGTGGTGGTCGGGTACGCGCCGAAATCCGATCCGGTGGAGTACCTACAGGTGGCGGATCTCGCGGCGCGAGCCGGTGTTCCCACCTATACCCATGCGCGCCCTCTCATCTCGGCCGATCCGTCGAGCCCGGTGGATGGTGCCGTCGAAATCGCCCGTGCAGCAGCCGAAACCGGCGCACACATGCACTACTGCCACGTCAACAGCACCTCGGGAATGCACGTCGACCACGCGCTGTCGGTGGTGGCGCAGGTTCAGGCAGCCGGATCGCGCGTCACGACGGAGGCGTATCCGTACGGTTCCGGGTCGACGGCCGTCGGAGCTGCGTTTCTCGATCCCGACAAGCTGCACCTGATGAATCTGACACCACGGTCGCTGACATTCGTACCCACCGGTGAACGTATCGCGGACCGCAAGCAGCTGGAACATCTTCGGGCCACCGACCCCGGTGGGTTGGTGCTGGTGGAGTTCCTCGACGAGAACGACACCGTGCAGCGCGAATTCCTCGAACGGGCGATGACTTTCGATCGCGCCGCCATCGCGAGCGACGCGATGCCACTGACCTGGCCCGGCCGTTCGCCTGCCGACTCATTGCAGTGGCCACTGCCGAAGAAGGCACTCGGCCACCCCCGCGGCGCCGGCACCTACGCACGTGCGATTCGTACGCTGTACCGCGAGCGTCGGCTGCTGTCGCTGTCGGAGATAATCGCGCGCTGCTCGTTGATCCCTGCGCAGATTCTGGAGGAGTCGGTTCCCTCGATGGCGACGAAAGGTCGGATCAGCCCCGGTAGCGACGCGGACATCCTCGTTTTCGACCCCGAGCGAATCACCGACAACGCCACGTACATCGACGGCACCCGCCCCTCCACCGGTATCAGCCGCGTGCTGGTCGGCGGAGTACCCGTCGTCGAAGACGGTGTCGTGGTCCAGGACGCGTTGCCTGGTCGCCCGGTACGCCGCTCGTAG
- a CDS encoding alanine racemase, producing MNTSSAINGTIDAMTDFANPPIGWQHKAFGTDLEGRDGSDLEPLGISALDGNLLLPVMTLNRAAIAHNVDLMAQFCSDHDVDLAPHAKTTMSPELVRRQLDAGAWAMTAATVAQARILREFGVDTIIIASQVLDPAGIRWICDAQATDPDFFVTTLVDSVESVRLMEQLIAKVSPASRIRVLVELGYDSGRAGARTVEQALDVARAASQAPSLILTGVEGFEGMMPGASVAARRISVDSYLKSARVFTEICIAENLFENNSAKAPRPLVTFGGSAFHDLVVRELAGRWALDNGVRIVLRSGCYITHDHGLYAETSPWADGPRTLQGAAEVWGVVLSIPEPGRVILGFGRRDVGSDAGFPIVLWRRRDGSNRSARELTITALNDQHAYVDVPADFDVKVGDLLGCGISHPCTTFDKWSLIPEVDSDYRVVGTVHTYF from the coding sequence ATGAACACATCGTCTGCAATCAACGGCACAATCGATGCCATGACGGATTTCGCGAACCCCCCGATCGGTTGGCAGCACAAGGCCTTCGGCACCGACCTCGAAGGTCGCGACGGTTCCGACCTCGAGCCGCTGGGGATCTCGGCACTCGACGGCAACCTCCTGCTACCCGTGATGACACTCAACCGTGCAGCGATCGCGCACAATGTCGACCTCATGGCGCAGTTCTGCTCCGACCACGATGTGGATCTGGCGCCTCACGCGAAGACCACGATGAGCCCCGAACTGGTTCGACGGCAACTCGACGCCGGGGCTTGGGCGATGACAGCCGCAACCGTTGCGCAGGCACGCATTCTGCGTGAGTTCGGTGTGGACACCATCATCATCGCCAGCCAGGTTCTCGATCCCGCCGGTATTCGGTGGATCTGCGACGCCCAGGCCACCGACCCCGATTTCTTCGTCACCACCCTCGTGGACTCGGTCGAGAGCGTCCGCCTGATGGAACAGTTGATCGCGAAAGTCTCACCGGCCAGCCGTATCCGGGTTCTCGTCGAACTCGGCTACGACAGCGGACGCGCGGGCGCTCGCACTGTCGAGCAAGCACTCGACGTCGCACGCGCAGCATCGCAGGCACCTTCGCTGATTCTCACCGGAGTCGAGGGGTTCGAGGGCATGATGCCCGGAGCCTCGGTAGCAGCCCGCCGTATCTCCGTCGATTCGTATCTCAAATCCGCGCGGGTTTTCACGGAAATCTGTATTGCCGAGAACCTGTTCGAGAACAACTCCGCGAAGGCTCCCAGGCCACTGGTCACTTTCGGCGGCAGTGCGTTTCACGATCTGGTTGTACGCGAGCTGGCCGGCCGGTGGGCACTCGACAACGGTGTACGCATCGTGCTGCGCAGCGGTTGCTATATCACCCATGATCACGGTCTCTATGCCGAAACTTCGCCGTGGGCTGACGGTCCGCGAACTCTGCAGGGAGCCGCAGAGGTCTGGGGTGTAGTGCTCTCCATACCTGAACCCGGACGGGTGATCCTGGGCTTCGGCCGCCGCGATGTCGGTTCCGACGCAGGCTTTCCCATAGTCCTGTGGCGCCGACGCGACGGATCCAACCGATCAGCGCGAGAGCTGACGATCACCGCACTCAACGACCAGCACGCGTACGTCGACGTTCCGGCTGACTTCGACGTGAAGGTCGGCGATCTGCTCGGTTGCGGAATCTCGCATCCCTGCACCACATTCGACAAGTGGTCACTGATTCCCGAGGTCGATTCGGATTACCGCGTCGTCGGCACGGTGCACACCTACTTCTGA